Part of the Ctenopharyngodon idella isolate HZGC_01 chromosome 24, HZGC01, whole genome shotgun sequence genome, CAGACAACCACACACAATCCTAGAGGGgggtgttgttttttttctctcacagaCCATACTTGCATGTTTCTTCAGAAAGTGTTAACTGTCTATCTTCTTGCTGTAGGTGATCCATGCATCCTGGCCATGTCTCCATCTCAGTCTCATGGACCTCCAAAGTTCAGTCATCTAACAGGAACACCCAACCATTCAACCCCCAGACTCAAGAATCGCCACAGCATTGCAGGGGTAAGTAGTTATATACTGAgaccatttttgtttattttaaaaatgaacacaaatgaatgaatgaatcagtcaCTTCCTAGCGCcgtgtttgtgtttttgctaTAATTTGATGGGTTGCAAACTGCAAAACTGTTCTTGAAGTCATTATCTGGTTAGCAGGCAGTGCTGGAGAATGTTCCTCAGAGGAACCTAGGAGGAGTGTTGGAGACCATGAATCACTCACGAAGCTCAAGCCCCAACCATTCACTTGCCAGCAACAGGTAATCTTCCTTAATGCTTAgtcaacttaaacttaaaattgACCATGTCTGCAGATGAGTAAAGAGAAGGCAAATGTGAATGGATTCATAGGAATCCAATATTTTGGATAAAAATCTTTGGTCTCACTATGGATAggcatcattttatttttatttttttgggtgaagttCTTTTTCAGGTCGCTCACTGTGCAGCGGTGTCACTCGGCTGGGTCAGCCGTGCAAAAAGAGGGCTGTGGTGGGTCAGGACTACTGTAGGGTACATGAAGGTGGCCACACCTCCTACAGTCGACTCTAAAATGGATTCCACAACTTTATAACTGACTTCTTTCTTCAGAAGGATTTGAAGAATCTACTTTGCACTTTTCTCTTTACTTCTTAACTATTTAATCGGACTAGTTCGTTTGTTTTTGGTCATGGTGGATTTTATTACATGTATGTTGTAGTGGCACTTTTAGATGTATTCtgcattatttataataaattatgaaaaataaaattgcaatGCACGCTTTTTACTACAATTTGCAAGTACTGCTAGATTTCAGCGTGCTATTTGCAAATGCATGATGTCCTACAAGCCTTTATTAAAGCCTTTTTGGGAGAAATGTTGGAGTGTCTTCAGAGTGCATTTGTATGTCAAGTTGATAAACTGGAATGCTAATGGGCAGCTCTCTCAAAGCATTAAAGACCCCTAGGAGAGTACGTTTGGCCTGAAATCACCTGGTATTAACTTGCGTCTCAGACGTGACTCCTGTGAACATTGTGATCAGATTTTGAAAAAACTATTTGATACAATTCAAGATACAGAACTCATGATACAATACTACCGTGATAGTTGATgccaaaataaagtttttgttatcatttttacttttaagatGTATGGTAAAAAGTTGAAAAATGCACTGttgatttaaaatgtcaaattttggtATTACATCAGGGGTGGACTTGAATAAGCTTGGTCCTGGTCCCCAGTGTACAAGTCAGTAACAAAGGTTTATGTGTCAGGTGCTTTGTTTCTTTAACTACTTAAAAAGCCCTTTAAATAATACATCATCCTCCCACTGCCCCCACCACATGTCTTTCAGCTTTACATCTGTGGACCAGCAAGCTTATATTGTGACCTACAAcacttttatatattataacatgTTGGCATATTTACTGCACCATTTGCCACACAATGTAGatcaaagaaaaatgtttttttttttttttttttttttaatgttttttataaacTAGTCAGTCAGAAATCTGACTAGCTGTTAATATTAGCAAAGTTAATATGGACAGTTTCTTAAAGGTGAATCTAGTACAACATTAGGCATGAGTAATTGGGTAATTTGCATTATtaagacaaaattaaaaatgaattgttggatCCTTAAAACCTTGTGTCCTCAAAATCTCACTCTAACCAGCCAAAgaaagatatttataaataaaataactgttgtTCAATCAGTTTTGAGAGCAAAATTATATCAATTTAAGTTCAGCAGTGTCCACAGTATGTTGTTTTAGGCCAAGAAGTTTTCTCAGTTTTAGTTCAGGGTTAAAGAGAGATGGTGAATCTTTGGTTTTTGTGAGACAAAATATCCTCAAACCCCCCCGACTTACAAATAAGGAATACAATCTTAAGGAGGCAATGCCATAAGAAATACTAGCGTtgcaaagtttcaaacattGTCCAGAAAAGTACAAGAAAGGAGGGAAATAAGAAATAGTGATACAAATAAGTTGTATTTTAAGGATAATTTTAATAAGGAGAAACAAATatgatattttcatttagtaTGTGTACATCAGcttatgaaaatgtatttaacaagttaaaatattaatactttAGCGATGAAACGTAGTTTATTATCATCTGCTGAGCGAAGATGAGGGCCAGACAGGAGAGTCACAAGCAGACTCTGATCCTCCGGATGATGTTCGTGTGCTTCAAGCTGCCCAAAACAACAGCTGTATGAAAGCCTCCTCACGCCCCTCACTAATGCTGATTTTATTAAAGTCGCATTCAGACTGTTTGCTGAACACACAGCGGACGCGTTCAGGCTTTTATCAACTTTTCAATTAAAACGAGGGCTCAAATGTACACGCGGCTTTTCCCCGTGGCTGATGCTCGCCTTGGATTTGGTCTGACGGAGgcaaaagaaacatttcctcTCCGCGTATTTTCGTCTCCAGTGAAAGCTCAGAACCTCTGCTCGGTGCTCACTTTGTTTTGACTGCGACAAACTATTTTACCACTCCAGTTTTGTCCCAAATGTaagagaagaaaacacaaaCGCGAGGGGCTCGTGAAGACGCAGATACACCGAGCACGGCGGTTGAGTCTATAAGGTTCTCATGTGTTATTTAAGAGCGCAGCGGCGCTCGAGCGCTGTTCATTGCCGAAATCAGACAGCGTTTGAAAGACTGTAGATCCGACTCCAGAAAGATATGGCAGAAACTGTTCCAGCCCCGGCTGCTGCCGCCCCGGCCAAAGCGCCCAAGAAGAAGTCAGCTGCGAAAGCCAAGAAAGCAGGTCCAGGTGTCGGTGAGCTCATCGTCAAAGCTGTATCCGCATCCAAGGAGAGGAGCGGCGTGTCCCTCGCCGCCCTGAAGAAGGCTATCGCCGCCAGCGGCTACGACGTGGAGAAGAACAACTCCCGCGTCAAGATCGCCCTCAAGAACCTGGTGACTAAAGGCACCCTGGTGCAGGTCAAAGGGACCGGCGCTTCGGGCTCATTCAAGCTCAACAAGCAGCAAGCCGAGCCCAAGAAGAAGCCGGCCAAGAAAGCGGCTCCTAAAGCGAAGAAGCCCGCGGCCAAGAAACCCGCTGCTGCCAAGAAGCCCAAGAGCGCAGCGGCAAAGAAGCCCGCCGCAAAGAAATCTCCCAAGAAGGCCAAGAAACCGGCCGCCACAGCCGCCAAGAAGGCGACGAAGAGCCCCAAGAAGGCAAAGAAGCCAGCAGCCGCTAAGAAAGCAGCCAAGAGCCCCAAAAAGGCCAAGGCGGCTAAACCTAAGGCGGCAAAGCCTAAAGCCGCCAAGCCTAAAAAGGCAGCGcccaaaaagaaataaagttttttagTGTTTCTCCTcaacggctcttttaagagccacccactAAATCTGAAAAAGAGCAGAACTCCTTTACTGATTTGACCTGTAATTTTAATAGTTATGGAAGTAAATTCTTGTGAAAGCTTAATATTTGTTAACATGCGTGTTCTGGGCGCAGTATTTCAATTACAAAAAGCAGAGGGACATTCTACAGTGATTAACGTGAGAGAACACTTAACATTGCTTCATACTTACTAgttttaaaaactgaaattcAGTATATACACCAGCAAGTGGACGAGCCCGGAGATTTAGTGTTAATGCTTAGTacaaagcttaaaaaaaaaataataataatagtggcGGGCCTCGTTTACCCTTCCAGGTGGACGTGAAAAAATGCtcgtttcacagacaaggcttaagctagtcacagactaaaatgcatgtttgagctgtggtaactgaaagcagcttgtacttttttttctttctctagaGAACGTTTTTAAAAGCTACATAAATATTGAACTAAGTTCAAGTTAATCCTGgtttagtctaagccctgtctgtgaaaccgggccttaatCTTGGTGAAGCAAATTATTTGTAAAGCTTATGTTAAAATGTTGTTTCACCACTTTAGCTCAACTGACAATGTTTGACACATGCTGACTGTATACTTGGAAATGCCATAAACTACGACAgatgttaatatttatttatcttaataaacaataaattattaaccttactttatTGAGGTTTACTGGTGTTTTTTACCCAGCTCTACCTAACTTTTACCCAAAACCGATCACTAAAAGGGGGTGGGGTTTGGATGTGTTGGAGGGAAGTTCAGTGATTGGCTTGAAATCTTAACAGACTGTCAACCAATGGGCGACGAGAACGTTCCCTTAAAGGCAGCACCTCGAAACACCATTTCACATTCTTTCTGCATTGTTTGGAAAACAGttcaacaaaaagaaaaatgagcGGAAGAGGCAAAACCGGTGGTAAAGCAAGAGCCAAGGCTAAGACTCGCTCATCCAGGGCTGGATTGCAGTTCCCCGTCGGCCGTGTTCACAGGCTTCTCCGCAAAGGCAATTACGCCGAGCGCGTCGGTGCTGGTGCTCCTGTTTATCTGGCGGCTGTGCTCGAGTATCTTACCGCTGAGATCCTGGAGTTGGCTGGAAATGCCGCTCGGGACAACAAGAAGACCCGCATCATTCCCCGTCATCTGCAGCTGGCGGTGCGCAACGATGAAGAGTTGAACAAACTTCTGGGCGGAGTGACCATCGCTCAGGGCGGTGTGCTGCCCAACATCCAGGCTGTGCTGCTGCCCAAGAAGACCGAGAAACCCGCCAAATCCAAATAAGCGGACTCAAATGTCTTATTGAAacccaaaggctcttttaagagccacccattTTATCTGAGAGAGAGCgcttttctttaatattttaataacgcCATAAACCCAGTGggttgatttgtttttaaaaacaaacaaaaaaaaccaaaaccatatgtatatattttgacCCATCAAAACCATTAATTGTAGGATTGCTCCGTATGGGCATTTACAAATAGTAGCAGGAACAAAGTGCTTTGAACGTATGGTAGTCCCGTAACTTTGTTTGGTAGagatcgttttttttttttttttttgggctcgtgttttgttttgttgtagtGCTTTTATACAGATGACGTGATCTTGTTCGAATCTGAGATCAGCACAATCTTTAGGAATAAAGTGAATATTtcagaacaaataaatacaacaatatAAGTATAAAGCCTCTGAGTGTGTTATACTGTTTGATGAGCAAAGTAGTAAACGGAACAAAATCGAGCGGGAAACCCTCTGCTTGTTTGAAAAGATGGAGCGCGCAGTCATTGGCTAGCAGTCATAAGCATACGTCACACATTAGCCAATCACAAGCTTTGGCACCCTCGCGATACTGTGAGCTCATGGCCGTGCAATGCCTTAAAAGCAGGCGTGTAACAGAAATGCGCATTTCCAGCGTACGcaggacagaaagagaaaaagactgCAGCAATGGCAAGAACCAAGCAGACCGCTCGTAAATCCACCGGTGGCAAAGCACCGAGGAAGCAGCTCGCTACCAAAGCCGCCCGTAAGAGCGCTCCAGCAACCGGCGGCGTCAAGAAGCCCCATCGTTACAGGCCCGGGACCGTGGCTCTCAGGGAGATCCGCCGTTATCAGAAGTCCACCGAGCTGCTGATCCGTAAACTGCCCTTCCAGCGGCTGGTGAGAGAAATCGCTCAGGACTTCAAGACAGATCTGCGCTTCCAGAGCTCCGCTGTCATGGCCCTGCAGGAGGCCAGCGAGGCTTATTTGGTCGGTCTGTTTGAGGACACCAACCTGTGCGCCATCCACGCCAAGAGGGTCACCATCATGCCCAAGGACATTCAGCTGGCCCGCCGTATCCGCGGAGAGCGTGCCTAAACCCGCATCAGCCACATCAAACcccaaaggctcttttaagagccaccaaAATTACACTGAACGAGGGAATTTCCAGTTTAACGCTTAATATGAGTAACGTTAGAAAACTGCATTAACGCTAGCTGGGTTTTTCTCTACATCATAAAATAGCATTAATTTTCAGTATTAAGAGGGGGAAAAAACGACCATAAAATATCCTCCtgaataccaaaaaaaaattccctttttttttttatgctctaAATGTAatgaccacaaaaaaaaaaaagaaattttgaaaagtgattttttttttttttttttttttttttttttttaattaatttatttattttttattattcatgtatgtcctctgtagtggacaccaGAAATAAGACCTAAATAGAcatgaaaaagcaaaaacaatttttattgttttttattgggatttttattttattttttaaatctcaaaaatttaaaaattaaaatttataggtttcaggatttttttttttttttttttaccaaactttgtataaagatgattctcaactatgtAAAAGATATAACAGAATGATTTGATATACCATTTTGCTTTATGCAACATGTGTGTAAAATGGCCATAAACATGTTTTCCCATTATGTACAATGTATATACACTGTGTATGTAATTTGaatattaatgtgtttttggggCAATATGTAATGAAATAAGAATTGTAATAACGAGTAATAATTGGCAAGATTTTCATATCTAATATTTCATAGGAATATTGATGTAAATTTGTTTCCCTATTCACTTGTGTCTCCCAAAATgtgtaataaactttttttttttttttttttttaaatatttgcccATATAGTTTTTAAGGTATTAGGTTAACttatttggcttgctgtccacTGATGAGGGGCTCGAAGAAGCAGCTTCAACTCGAGCTCTGATATAGTGAATAGATATAAGATATGATTACATATGGCAAGGTACCTGAGATGAAGGTGGAGATGGAGGGATTCTGGAACAGCTCAGACTGAAGAGAGTCAAGCAGCTGCTTATATACTCACTGTTGGAAGTACATCTAATTGGAAGATTAGATGGGCTTGTTTCTCCCTAAATTATGTTTATAAACTTTATATAGTATTGAATGTCTGTATATTCAGCACTTGCATACTGTAACAATACAGTAGGccaaaaaaaagcaaaagtCCAGGTCAAAGAAAACTCTAAATGAAAAGTATGTTACAGTACACTCAAAAAGTGGTGCAACTGCAAAATCTCAATGAGAGATTCATTCTGCCTCAACATCACGTTTTTGTGTCGGGTCCAGGACTTTGTCCACATCACAGGCAATGACGGGTGTGCCGATCCAGCCCTGACAACACTCTCCACACCATCCTCTTCCTCGTCCTTCATCCTCTTTCTCCTCTCCCTCATTGTTTCCGTCAATTGCCCGTATCATCATTCAATACACCTGTGCACTCTGAGCTGCCTTATATTTCCCACAGTTGGTTTGATCACATAATTATAAACAAGTGTGAACAATTTTGAGCCGTTGTTTGTAAACAATGACAACTGTGTTGTAGTTGTTTAATTTTGTCACTTGTGTTCACTGTTTTACAACACAAGTGTATCACAGTGCGATATGCGTTTTAGTGAGTGAGAATGTGTTTAGAATTTTGCAAAAAAGAGTGCATAAGATTTGCAAACAGTGTCTAACTGCCTATATATATACTGCCTATATTTATACAGTTTTTAACCAGTGACCTTGTACCCAGATGGTTGACACTTTTTATCTTCAAACAGTCTGCCAAAAAAGGGGAGGGGCGTGTTGCGCCTTGTGACGCGGCGTTGGTTTCTCTCAGGTCCTGTAAGCAATTGTAAAAGGCTTCCTAGAAACGCTCATCATCCATTCTTTATCATAGTTTTATAGAGTTGTGTTAAACATGTCTGGAAGAGGCAAAGGCGGTAAAGGACTCGGAAAAGGAGGCGCCAAGCGTCATCGTAAAGTTTTGCGCGATAACATCCAAGGAATCACCAAACCCGCCATCCGTCGTCTCGCTCGCCGTGGCGGTGTCAAGCGCATCTCCGGTCTGATCTACGAGGAGACCCGCGGAGTGTTGAAGGTGTTTCTGGAAAACGTTATCCGCGATGCCGTCACCTACACCGAGCACGCCAAGAGAAAGACCGTGACCGCCATGGATGTTGTGTACGCGCTGAAGCGACAGGGACGCACTCTGTACGGCTTCGGAGGTTAAACGACTGAGATCGGCAAAAACTACAGCAACCcaacggctcttttaagagccacccacACTGTTACATAAAGAgtcaaataaaaatcaataaaactcGGTTTTATTGACAAACATCACTAATGAGTTTATAAATGACTTAAAGTACTGTATCGGGACTATTACCTTTTCGTTTCATACTTTTTAATCGACGGATGATACCCAAAAtataagtagttttttttttttttaatgtttagcgCTGTAGGAATTTTAAGTAAGGTgttttgcaaaataataataatgaaaaatattggATCAGAATAGGACCAACGTTAGCAGaactaaaaatgcagaaaacatTAACCAAACTGGTATTCGTTTTGCACAAATGggcttttatttattatccCTGCTGCTTAAATTGTTTAGTAGTTTCATGAATCAATGAAGTCCAGATCAAAAACTGCTTTTAAAGAGTATTTGACCTTTAATGGTCTCTTTCCTCTAAAACTCCCTCAATGGGTTTCAAACTTACATGATTGGTTCCCATTGTCTAGAACTGCTTATTTTCtcaaactaataataataaaaagagccGGAAAggaaacaaaggaaacagtcaGGGTGTAGTTCAAACATTGAGCGGTTGGCGGCGGCGCATGTGATTGGCTCTCATTCCGCTCGTGATGCTTTGAGTTGTCCAATGAAATACAAGTTTATGGGTTTGGCCTATTACAAGAGGCAATCAGATAGTCCTCTATCTGTTTGAAAATTAGCATGGGCTCACTATAAATGCCTTTGTATCGGTTCTGACTTTACATTGCTTTGTGAAGTCTCCGGTAAAGTAGCGTCATGCCTGAACCAGCTAAGTCCGCGCCTAAGAAGGGCTCAAAGAAGGCCGTCACGAAGACTACCGGTAAGGGAGGAAAGAAGCGCAAGAGGTCCAGGA contains:
- the LOC127506808 gene encoding histone H1-like, whose amino-acid sequence is MAETVPAPAAAAPAKAPKKKSAAKAKKAGPGVGELIVKAVSASKERSGVSLAALKKAIAASGYDVEKNNSRVKIALKNLVTKGTLVQVKGTGASGSFKLNKQQAEPKKKPAKKAAPKAKKPAAKKPAAAKKPKSAAAKKPAAKKSPKKAKKPAATAAKKATKSPKKAKKPAAAKKAAKSPKKAKAAKPKAAKPKAAKPKKAAPKKK
- the LOC127506837 gene encoding histone H3; translation: MARTKQTARKSTGGKAPRKQLATKAARKSAPATGGVKKPHRYRPGTVALREIRRYQKSTELLIRKLPFQRLVREIAQDFKTDLRFQSSAVMALQEASEAYLVGLFEDTNLCAIHAKRVTIMPKDIQLARRIRGERA
- the LOC127506909 gene encoding histone H4, which gives rise to MSGRGKGGKGLGKGGAKRHRKVLRDNIQGITKPAIRRLARRGGVKRISGLIYEETRGVLKVFLENVIRDAVTYTEHAKRKTVTAMDVVYALKRQGRTLYGFGG
- the LOC127506861 gene encoding histone H2A yields the protein MSGRGKTGGKARAKAKTRSSRAGLQFPVGRVHRLLRKGNYAERVGAGAPVYLAAVLEYLTAEILELAGNAARDNKKTRIIPRHLQLAVRNDEELNKLLGGVTIAQGGVLPNIQAVLLPKKTEKPAKSK